One Drosophila kikkawai strain 14028-0561.14 chromosome 3L, DkikHiC1v2, whole genome shotgun sequence genomic window carries:
- the viaf gene encoding viral IAP-associated factor homolog — MQDPNEDTEWNDVLRAKGIIGPKAKEAEITEDQIQKLMDDAIQRRTDLPLNEGQRDKKIDDMSLDELDELEDSEDEEVLEQYRLRRIAEMRATAEKARFGSVREISGQEYVNEVTKAGEGIWVVLHLYANGVPLCALIHHHMQQLAVRFPQTKFLRSVATTCIPNFPEKNLPTIFIYHEGALRKQYIGPLELRGEKLTAEELEFMLGQAGAVPTEITEDPRPQIRDKMLADLEDKSADFY; from the exons atgcag GACCCCAACGAAGACACCGAGTGGAACGATGTGCTCCGCGCCAAGGGAATCATTGGACCCAAGGCCAAGGAGGCGGAGATCACAGAGGACCAGATCCAGAAGCTGATGGACGACGCCATCCAGCGGCGCACAGACCTCCCGCTGAACGAGGGCCAGCGGGACAAGAAGATCGACGACATGTCGCTGGACGAGCTCGACGAGCTGGAGGACTCGGAGGACGAGGAGGTGCTGGAGCAATACCGGCTGCGGCGCATCGCCGAAATGCGGGCCACCGCCGAGAAGGCGcgtttcggttcggttcgcGAGATCTCCGGCCAGGAGTACGTCAACGAGGTGACCAAGGCGGGCGAGGGCATCTGGGTTGTCCTGCATCTGTACGCCAACGGAGTGCCCCTCTGCGCCTTGATACATCACCATATGCAGCAGCTGGCCGTGCGCTTCCCGCAGACCAAGTTCCTGCGCTCTGTGGCCACCACCTGCATACCGAACTTCCCCGAGAAGAACCTGCCCACCATCTTTATCTACCACGAAGGAGCCCTGCGCAAGCAGTACATCGGTCCCCTGGAGCTGCGCGGCGAGAAGCTGACCGCGGAGGAGCTGGAGTTCATGCTGGGCCAGGCGGGCGCTGTGCCCACAGAGATCACAGAGGACCCACGGCCGCAGATCAGGGACAAAATGTTGGCCGATTTGGAGGACAAGAGCGCGGACTTTTACTAG